In Sphingomonas psychrotolerans, the following proteins share a genomic window:
- a CDS encoding enoyl-CoA hydratase/isomerase family protein produces the protein MTEDLRFTIQDRVATILIDRAHKLNAMTPAMASALVAAVAECNASDAVRAVVVTGAGEKAFSAGSDITTLDGYATAWDFRNRADYCDALRACRKPVIAAINGYALGGGLETAMACDIRIASTNARFAAPEIKLGWIGGGGMAAGLAYSVGTSNAAMMLLTGDMIDADRALAWGLVSEILAPHRLVARAHEIAGVIASRAPIAAETAKLNLRAAFTMPWDKAIEYERDLQAICFATDDAREGRAAFAEKRAPDFKRR, from the coding sequence ATGACCGAAGACCTGCGCTTCACGATTCAGGATCGCGTCGCGACGATCCTGATCGATCGCGCGCACAAGCTGAATGCGATGACTCCTGCGATGGCGAGCGCGCTGGTCGCGGCCGTCGCGGAGTGCAACGCCTCGGACGCTGTGCGTGCCGTCGTGGTGACCGGCGCGGGCGAGAAGGCGTTCAGCGCCGGATCGGACATCACTACGCTCGACGGCTATGCGACCGCATGGGATTTCCGCAACCGCGCCGATTATTGCGACGCCCTGCGCGCGTGCCGCAAGCCAGTGATCGCCGCGATCAACGGCTATGCGCTAGGCGGCGGGCTGGAGACCGCGATGGCCTGCGACATCCGCATTGCTTCCACCAACGCCCGCTTCGCCGCGCCCGAGATCAAGCTCGGCTGGATCGGCGGCGGCGGCATGGCCGCGGGGCTGGCCTATTCCGTCGGCACTTCGAACGCCGCCATGATGCTGCTGACCGGCGACATGATCGACGCCGATCGCGCGCTGGCATGGGGGCTGGTCAGCGAAATTCTGGCCCCCCATCGCCTCGTCGCGCGCGCCCACGAGATTGCAGGCGTCATCGCATCGCGCGCGCCGATCGCCGCGGAGACCGCCAAGCTCAATTTGCGCGCCGCGTTCACGATGCCGTGGGACAAGGCGATCGAATATGAACGCGATCTGCAGGCGATCTGCTTCGCGACCGACGACGCCCGCGAGGGCCGGGCCGCCTTCGCCGAAAAGCGCGCACCCGATTTCAAAAGGCGCTGA
- a CDS encoding extracellular solute-binding protein — protein MTQKYRGLTWDHPRGYNALAAAADAACDVAIAWDKHSLEGFESRSIAEQCALYDLVVLDHPHVGEAVAADCLVPLEDLFAGDELAQWGNAAIGPSLESYLYAGRHWALPLDAATQVMAYRRDFAENPPASWDAVIALAERAPVALSLAGPHAALSFQSACGALGAEPPQPRDGFLDRAVARLAYAILARLTGDATRRAAGLNPIAMLEAMASGDGPALCPLIYGYVNYSARGTIAYADAPRGPGGRIGSTLGGTGIAVSRRAKVTPELLEHLRWLMSDAVQRDFIPTHDGQPSLRSAWTDPRVDAAAGGFYSATRATIETALVRPRHDHAIAFQTEASALLRAGLLDGSPADPVLDAVEAAYSRHHIPGVET, from the coding sequence ATGACGCAAAAATATCGCGGTCTCACTTGGGATCACCCGCGCGGCTACAATGCGCTCGCCGCCGCGGCGGACGCCGCGTGCGACGTGGCGATCGCGTGGGACAAGCATTCGCTCGAAGGCTTCGAGTCCCGATCGATCGCCGAGCAATGCGCGCTCTACGATCTCGTCGTGCTCGACCATCCGCATGTCGGCGAAGCAGTCGCGGCCGATTGCCTCGTCCCGCTCGAGGATCTCTTCGCGGGCGACGAACTCGCGCAATGGGGCAATGCGGCGATCGGTCCGTCGCTGGAAAGCTATCTTTATGCGGGCCGACACTGGGCGCTGCCGCTCGATGCCGCGACGCAGGTGATGGCATATCGCCGTGACTTCGCCGAAAATCCGCCAGCCAGCTGGGATGCAGTGATCGCGCTCGCCGAACGTGCGCCCGTGGCGCTGTCGCTCGCCGGCCCGCATGCCGCGCTCAGTTTCCAGTCTGCGTGCGGCGCGCTCGGTGCCGAGCCGCCCCAGCCGCGCGACGGCTTCCTCGACCGCGCCGTTGCCCGCCTGGCCTATGCGATCCTCGCACGCCTGACCGGCGATGCCACGCGCCGCGCGGCGGGTCTCAATCCGATCGCGATGCTCGAGGCGATGGCCTCGGGGGACGGGCCGGCTTTGTGTCCGCTGATCTACGGCTATGTGAACTATTCGGCGCGCGGCACCATCGCTTATGCCGACGCGCCGCGTGGACCCGGCGGCCGGATCGGATCGACCCTCGGCGGCACCGGCATCGCCGTATCGCGCCGCGCGAAGGTGACGCCGGAGCTGCTCGAGCATCTCCGCTGGCTGATGTCCGACGCCGTGCAGCGCGACTTCATTCCCACGCACGATGGCCAGCCGTCGCTGCGATCCGCCTGGACCGACCCGCGGGTCGATGCCGCCGCCGGGGGTTTCTACAGCGCCACGCGCGCGACAATCGAGACAGCGTTGGTCCGTCCGCGCCATGACCATGCCATCGCGTTCCAGACCGAGGCCTCCGCGCTATTGCGCGCCGGTCTGCTCGATGGGTCGCCGGCCGACCCGGTGCTCGACGCAGTCGAAGCTGCTTATTCCCGACATCATATTCCCGGAGTGGAAACATGA